A window of Eikenella corrodens contains these coding sequences:
- a CDS encoding AAC(3) family N-acetyltransferase, which yields MKKAEAILQLAKEWRKSGIKTGDMVLVHSRASRILRALKKSGVDIDPKDIVESFVQAVGKTGTVLFPTFNFEFNNGVPFDIDVTPSHMGAITEAARKLEGAIRTGHPVYSFAVIGRNANIFNGVENYSGYGKDSPFAILHRNRGKIAVLDLPDQHSMTFYHYVEESLQVSYRFLKKFTGRYKGVSRKEEIREFAIYVRNIEQGVLTYVNPMGEILWDQGLYTGNKPLEGNGLRVADAEKVFNAVAHVIRSGKAQDTLYKINLELK from the coding sequence ATGAAAAAAGCAGAGGCAATCTTGCAATTGGCTAAAGAGTGGAGGAAATCTGGGATAAAAACCGGTGATATGGTGTTGGTCCACAGTCGGGCATCAAGAATATTAAGAGCCCTAAAGAAGTCAGGTGTTGATATCGACCCTAAAGATATTGTGGAAAGCTTTGTACAGGCTGTCGGCAAGACAGGCACCGTGCTTTTTCCAACTTTTAATTTTGAATTCAATAACGGAGTACCTTTTGATATTGATGTAACGCCAAGCCATATGGGAGCGATTACAGAAGCAGCAAGAAAGCTTGAAGGAGCCATTCGAACCGGCCATCCTGTATATTCTTTTGCAGTTATTGGTAGAAATGCTAATATATTCAATGGAGTAGAAAATTATAGTGGATATGGGAAAGATTCCCCTTTCGCTATTTTACATAGGAATAGAGGGAAAATTGCCGTATTGGACTTGCCAGACCAACATAGCATGACTTTTTATCATTATGTAGAGGAGTCACTTCAGGTAAGTTATAGATTCCTAAAAAAGTTTACTGGCCGATACAAAGGGGTTAGCAGGAAAGAAGAAATTAGAGAGTTTGCCATCTATGTTAGAAACATAGAACAAGGTGTGTTAACGTATGTTAATCCAATGGGAGAGATACTTTGGGATCAGGGGTTATATACAGGTAATAAACCGCTAGAGGGGAATGGATTAAGAGTGGCTGATGCAGAAAAGGTTTTTAATGCCGTAGCTCATGTCATTCGTTCAGGTAAAGCACAAGACACCCTATATAAAATCAATCTGGAATTAAAATGA
- a CDS encoding beta-1,6-N-acetylglucosaminyltransferase, with the protein MSSAFLILCHRVPLYWLRLAERHPEIRLLLHYDAKADIGALPPLPPNVSLIPQRVNIRWAGFSMVEATLHLMRAALADAGIRFVHLVSGNCVLLNNPAQIEREFAALPRGSLLLECHAEPRLRYRVRFNTPHADTAWQRRLPGKLLTKAFQAADKILPAAQTAYAGSQWFSADRAALATLLNAADEQACAFFRKKLCPDEHFFQYLAKRLPETAGITLWPSNRRHIRFAPGSNHPDTLAWAELQSLQSSPNWLARKVDDDTALRFLDEIEGEAA; encoded by the coding sequence ATGAGCAGCGCCTTTTTAATTTTGTGCCACCGAGTGCCGCTGTATTGGCTGCGGCTGGCCGAGCGCCACCCCGAAATCCGCCTGCTGCTGCACTACGATGCCAAGGCGGATATCGGCGCGTTGCCGCCCCTGCCGCCGAATGTGAGCCTGATTCCGCAGCGTGTCAACATCCGCTGGGCGGGTTTCAGCATGGTGGAAGCCACGCTGCACCTGATGCGTGCCGCGCTGGCCGATGCGGGCATCCGCTTTGTGCACCTCGTGAGCGGCAACTGCGTGTTGCTGAACAACCCTGCGCAAATCGAGCGCGAATTTGCCGCACTGCCACGCGGCAGCCTGTTGCTGGAATGCCATGCCGAGCCGCGCCTGCGCTATCGCGTGCGTTTCAACACGCCGCACGCCGATACCGCTTGGCAGCGCCGCCTGCCCGGCAAGCTGCTCACCAAAGCATTTCAGGCAGCCGATAAAATCCTGCCCGCCGCGCAAACGGCCTATGCCGGCAGCCAATGGTTTTCTGCCGACCGTGCGGCCTTGGCAACCCTGCTGAACGCGGCAGATGAACAAGCCTGCGCCTTCTTCCGCAAGAAGCTTTGCCCGGACGAGCATTTCTTCCAATATCTGGCAAAAAGGCTACCTGAAACGGCAGGCATCACGCTGTGGCCCAGCAACCGCCGCCACATCCGTTTCGCTCCGGGCAGCAACCACCCCGATACGCTGGCTTGGGCCGAGCTGCAATCCCTGCAAAGCAGCCCGAATTGGCTGGCACGCAAAGTGGACGACGATACCGCGCTGCGTTTTTTAGACGAGATAGAAGGGGAAGCGGCATGA
- a CDS encoding DUF4910 domain-containing protein encodes MIKDKIGKIMYKWAEELWPITRSITGPGVRETLYYLKGLIPNLDIHSISSGTPVLDWVVPDEWFIDEAYIIEVATGEKIVDFKKNNLHVLGYSEPIDKVITLDELKEHLYTQPDQPDAIPYVTSYYKRRWGFCISQNQKDNLKQGMYHVVIRSDLRRGKLNYAELIIPGHSDKEVLISTYICHPSMANNELSGPVVVTALARWLQSKGNLRYSYRIVFIPETIGSIVYLSMNLDTLKKKVIAGFNVTCVGDDRCYSFLPSRNGNTISDRIGKHVLQHIDKNYKKYSWLDRGSDERQYCAPGIDLPIATIMRSKYGEYPEYHTSLDNLSLISPGGLEGGFTALQTAFNILEKNCYPKMIILGEPQLGKRGLYPTISQKGSASGDVRNMMNIISYCDGNISTLEIAEKLDLPFAIVDEVINKLNQNNLLEIRNID; translated from the coding sequence ATGATTAAAGATAAAATTGGTAAAATAATGTATAAATGGGCTGAAGAATTATGGCCAATTACCAGAAGCATTACAGGTCCCGGTGTAAGGGAGACATTATATTACTTAAAAGGATTAATACCGAACTTAGATATTCATTCTATATCTAGCGGAACACCAGTATTAGACTGGGTAGTTCCAGATGAATGGTTTATTGATGAAGCTTATATTATAGAAGTAGCTACAGGGGAAAAAATTGTAGATTTTAAGAAAAATAATCTACATGTTTTAGGGTACTCTGAACCAATAGATAAAGTTATAACCCTTGATGAGTTGAAAGAGCATTTATATACACAGCCAGATCAACCAGATGCTATTCCATATGTCACATCATATTATAAAAGGCGATGGGGATTTTGTATTTCACAAAATCAGAAGGACAATCTAAAACAAGGAATGTATCATGTAGTAATTCGCTCCGATCTAAGAAGGGGGAAACTTAATTATGCAGAATTAATTATCCCAGGCCATAGTGATAAGGAAGTTCTTATTTCTACTTATATATGTCATCCATCAATGGCAAACAATGAGCTATCTGGACCAGTTGTTGTTACTGCTCTAGCTAGATGGTTACAGAGTAAGGGTAATTTAAGATATTCTTATAGAATTGTATTTATCCCAGAGACTATCGGTTCTATAGTATATCTAAGTATGAATTTAGATACATTAAAGAAAAAAGTTATTGCTGGATTTAATGTAACATGTGTGGGAGATGATAGATGCTACTCATTCTTACCATCAAGAAATGGAAATACTATTTCTGACAGGATTGGAAAACATGTATTACAACATATTGATAAAAATTATAAAAAATATAGTTGGTTGGATAGGGGGAGTGATGAAAGGCAATATTGCGCACCTGGTATAGATTTACCTATTGCCACCATTATGCGTAGCAAATATGGAGAATATCCGGAATACCATACATCTCTGGATAACCTCTCTTTGATTAGCCCCGGCGGATTAGAAGGTGGATTCACTGCTTTACAAACAGCCTTTAATATTTTGGAAAAAAATTGCTATCCTAAAATGATTATTCTTGGAGAGCCGCAATTAGGGAAACGCGGCTTATATCCAACTATAAGTCAAAAGGGATCTGCTTCTGGTGATGTACGAAATATGATGAATATTATTTCTTATTGTGATGGCAATATATCTACTTTGGAGATCGCAGAGAAATTAGATTTGCCATTTGCAATAGTCGATGAAGTAATTAATAAACTTAATCAAAATAATTTACTAGAAATTAGAAATATAGATTAA
- the galE gene encoding UDP-glucose 4-epimerase GalE, with protein MIDLISPSPTILVTGGVGFIGSHTVVELIQAGYSPVIIDNLCNASPQVIGRIAEITGHTPAFYQGDIRDRELLRRIFAEHPIQSVIHFAALKAVGESVKKPLEYYSNNVSGSLILLEEMQRAGVKSIVFSSSATVYGDPDTVPITETAPLGEATNPYGASKQMMERMMADLHTADPEWSVILLRYFNPIGAHPGGRIGEQPNGIPNNLLPYVCQVAAGKLAELSVFGSDYPTPDGTGVRDYIHVVDLALGHVAALNKKSREAGVHIYNLGTGKGSSVLEIIRAFETASGKKIPYAVKPRRTGDIAECYADPARAAAELGWHAERSLADMMRDSWRWQSGNPNGYGD; from the coding sequence ATGATTGATTTAATAAGCCCCTCCCCCACCATCCTCGTTACCGGCGGCGTCGGTTTTATCGGCTCGCACACCGTGGTCGAGCTCATCCAAGCCGGGTACAGCCCCGTGATTATCGACAACCTCTGCAACGCCTCGCCCCAAGTTATCGGCCGCATCGCCGAAATCACCGGCCACACCCCCGCCTTTTATCAGGGCGACATCCGCGACCGCGAATTATTGCGCCGCATTTTTGCCGAACACCCCATCCAATCCGTCATCCACTTCGCCGCCCTCAAAGCCGTGGGCGAGAGCGTGAAAAAACCGCTTGAGTATTACAGCAACAACGTTTCAGGCAGCCTCATCCTGCTGGAAGAAATGCAGCGCGCGGGCGTGAAAAGCATCGTGTTCAGCTCCTCTGCCACTGTGTACGGCGACCCGGACACCGTGCCGATTACCGAAACCGCCCCTCTCGGCGAAGCCACCAATCCCTATGGCGCATCGAAACAGATGATGGAGCGCATGATGGCCGACCTCCACACGGCCGACCCCGAATGGAGCGTGATTTTGCTGCGCTATTTCAACCCCATTGGCGCGCACCCCGGCGGCCGTATCGGTGAGCAGCCCAACGGCATTCCGAATAATTTGTTGCCCTACGTTTGCCAAGTGGCCGCAGGCAAACTGGCCGAGCTTTCCGTATTCGGCAGCGACTACCCCACCCCCGACGGCACCGGCGTGCGCGACTACATCCACGTTGTCGATCTGGCGCTCGGCCACGTGGCCGCCCTCAATAAAAAAAGCCGCGAAGCAGGCGTGCACATCTACAACCTCGGCACTGGCAAAGGCTCGTCCGTGCTGGAAATCATCCGTGCCTTCGAAACGGCCTCGGGCAAAAAAATCCCCTATGCCGTCAAACCCCGCCGCACGGGCGACATTGCCGAATGCTACGCCGACCCCGCCCGCGCCGCCGCCGAGCTGGGCTGGCATGCCGAGCGCAGCCTGGCCGACATGATGCGCGACTCTTGGCGCTGGCAAAGCGGCAACCCGAACGGGTATGGAGATTAA
- a CDS encoding glycosyltransferase family 52 codes for MVARLCHQSEIVLLPRKKWIRLFSTPKLLKRVRMTYRTIFAANINSHEVQYLLSRIHFDKLETFDDGSGNLVPSSELYHHKIGWQRLILNKLRRICYTTEDLRRLSQRHHTLYPGQPNIVAPAVPLDLWAAAEQGLPESGQGGLRQSEGREVLRSENGAVDECGLNERLPEKNTAAVAAANPAPVRTRRILLGQPLLPNAADNAALAESLLRRFEIGEYFPHPRETYRVSGAEYIASPLIFEDYLLESLRREPDTRFEVYHLVSTAALNVHAFPRTAVYAVRPAEAAFHTPGVARIYEVMAQLGIPIIDIE; via the coding sequence ATGGTAGCGAGGTTGTGCCATCAATCTGAGATTGTCCTTTTACCTAGGAAGAAGTGGATCCGACTCTTTTCAACACCGAAGCTATTAAAGAGAGTCAGAATGACTTATAGAACCATATTTGCTGCAAATATCAATAGCCATGAGGTTCAGTATTTACTAAGTAGGATTCACTTCGATAAGCTAGAGACTTTTGATGATGGGAGTGGGAATTTAGTTCCTTCGAGCGAGCTTTATCATCATAAGATTGGTTGGCAACGATTGATTCTAAACAAACTGCGTAGAATATGCTATACAACCGAAGACCTGCGCCGCCTCTCGCAACGGCACCACACGCTCTATCCCGGCCAGCCCAATATTGTCGCGCCCGCCGTGCCGCTGGATTTATGGGCTGCCGCCGAACAAGGGCTACCTGAAAGCGGGCAGGGTGGGCTTCGCCAAAGCGAAGGCAGAGAGGTGCTGAGAAGCGAAAATGGGGCAGTGGATGAGTGTGGCTTAAACGAAAGGCTACCTGAAAAAAATACGGCCGCCGTGGCTGCCGCAAATCCAGCGCCCGTCCGCACCCGCCGCATCCTGCTCGGTCAGCCATTGCTGCCCAACGCGGCCGACAACGCCGCGCTGGCCGAAAGCCTGCTGCGCCGTTTTGAGATTGGCGAATATTTCCCGCATCCGCGCGAAACCTACCGCGTATCGGGCGCCGAATACATTGCCAGCCCGCTGATTTTTGAAGACTATTTGCTGGAAAGCCTGCGCCGCGAGCCTGATACCCGCTTCGAGGTGTATCACCTCGTCAGCACCGCCGCGCTGAATGTGCACGCTTTCCCGCGCACTGCCGTGTATGCCGTGCGCCCCGCAGAAGCCGCTTTTCACACGCCCGGCGTGGCGCGGATTTATGAAGTGATGGCGCAGTTGGGCATCCCGATTATCGATATTGAGTGA
- a CDS encoding autotransporter domain-containing protein, which translates to MQKTLIALAVLALSSASLAAPAEEGVPLHPINDARYTITTDYVHESGKTDQLKSSGDGVALRGRADIPPAQQHAIRGEVGYQYLDSDVKADGEKIINGARNHNVDVYGGYMFSPSGFKNGGLRVGGGLGYSHGKSNVHGHQTDPDGDAVDARADNLYMKAQVEYEQPLGSGWSITPWTDAQVSLYRRVKEQYTQIEYASDGKYRQNSYNLGLGMDVNKQVGADTSLSFGSYYRYTHDKSTSFTHEGANVDVPKTNRHSFGVRGGVRF; encoded by the coding sequence ATGCAGAAAACCCTGATTGCCTTGGCCGTATTGGCCTTGTCTTCCGCCTCCTTGGCCGCCCCCGCAGAAGAGGGCGTGCCGTTGCACCCCATCAATGACGCCCGCTACACCATAACCACCGACTATGTGCACGAAAGCGGCAAAACCGACCAACTCAAATCTTCCGGCGACGGCGTTGCCCTGCGTGGCCGTGCCGATATTCCGCCGGCACAGCAGCACGCCATCCGTGGCGAGGTGGGCTACCAATATCTCGATTCCGACGTGAAAGCCGACGGCGAAAAAATCATTAACGGCGCCAGAAACCATAACGTGGATGTGTATGGCGGCTATATGTTCTCCCCCTCAGGCTTCAAAAACGGCGGCCTGCGCGTGGGCGGCGGCCTGGGCTACAGCCACGGCAAAAGCAATGTACACGGCCACCAAACCGATCCGGACGGCGATGCCGTGGATGCCCGCGCCGACAACCTGTATATGAAAGCCCAGGTGGAATACGAACAGCCGTTGGGCAGCGGCTGGAGCATCACCCCGTGGACGGATGCCCAAGTCAGCCTGTACCGCCGCGTGAAAGAACAATATACTCAGATCGAGTATGCCAGCGACGGCAAATACAGGCAAAACAGCTACAACCTCGGCCTGGGCATGGATGTGAACAAGCAGGTGGGCGCCGATACCAGCCTCAGCTTCGGCTCCTACTACCGCTATACGCATGATAAAAGCACCAGCTTTACCCACGAAGGTGCAAATGTTGACGTGCCGAAAACCAACCGCCACAGCTTCGGTGTCCGGGGCGGCGTTCGGTTCTAA
- a CDS encoding FkbM family methyltransferase, which produces MNIGIRPSKPKTNLDKLQTVIREVKNWPLLVVDKFLGSRKKLLYRFRNGLQVICRSRSTDINEAVVVLSGIEYPQELCKLPAHSVVLDIGANIGTFGIYLNHLNRHTDFVLHAFEPFPDNAALTEENFKLNGLRHYCIHRQAISGSSGTAQFDISGQFDAMRLNDATTGKETMEVETITLSAFCRQKNIEHIRLLKMDIEGSEFDVFRADAEFICRHVDILFTEYHFSSKHRNVSALTDRLVDDFDVILENTHTGGGMIIARRKHIG; this is translated from the coding sequence ATGAACATTGGAATACGACCAAGCAAACCGAAAACTAATTTGGACAAACTGCAAACAGTAATACGCGAAGTAAAAAACTGGCCTCTATTAGTTGTCGATAAGTTTTTAGGTAGCAGGAAAAAATTGCTGTACCGCTTCCGTAATGGACTACAAGTTATTTGCCGAAGTAGAAGTACAGATATCAATGAGGCGGTAGTCGTATTATCCGGTATTGAGTACCCGCAAGAATTATGTAAACTGCCTGCGCATTCTGTAGTATTGGATATAGGCGCAAATATTGGGACTTTCGGTATCTATCTCAATCATCTGAACCGGCATACTGACTTCGTATTACATGCTTTCGAACCTTTTCCTGATAATGCGGCACTAACAGAAGAAAATTTCAAACTTAATGGCTTACGCCATTATTGTATACATCGACAGGCGATATCAGGCAGCAGCGGTACTGCACAGTTTGATATTTCCGGACAATTCGATGCTATGCGTTTGAATGATGCCACTACGGGGAAAGAAACAATGGAGGTGGAAACCATTACACTTTCTGCTTTCTGCAGGCAGAAGAATATTGAGCATATCCGTTTGTTAAAAATGGATATAGAGGGTAGTGAATTTGATGTGTTTAGAGCCGATGCAGAATTTATCTGTCGTCATGTGGATATTCTGTTTACAGAATACCATTTCTCATCAAAACATCGAAATGTTTCAGCACTAACAGATCGATTGGTAGATGATTTTGATGTAATACTGGAAAATACACATACCGGTGGCGGAATGATAATTGCTCGACGTAAGCATATTGGATGA
- a CDS encoding glycosyltransferase family 2 protein — protein sequence MTAQAQNRLSGSLLVESTPPFSVLMSLYAREQPEYLRQCLASLAAQTLPPNEIVLVYDGGLPESLESVVAGFSASLPLKIVRLPQNVGLGRALNAGLQACEHEWVCRMDTDDICHPERFARQLAFVAAHSELDVCGSQIDEFEHTPADAAHSRRVPCEHEEIARFAKSRNPINHMTVCYRKSAVLAAGNYQHAPLYEDYDLWVRMLLNGCRFANLPEVLVYARAGDEMYRRRGGWAYAKNELAMQRRFYRAGFLSAAQWAKNVLLRLPVRLLPNGARQWVYTFLLRK from the coding sequence ATGACCGCGCAAGCGCAAAACCGGCTTTCAGGTAGCCTTTTGGTGGAAAGTACGCCGCCGTTTTCCGTGTTGATGTCGCTGTATGCGCGCGAGCAGCCGGAATATCTGCGCCAATGTTTGGCCAGTTTGGCCGCACAAACCCTGCCGCCGAACGAAATCGTGCTGGTGTATGACGGCGGGCTACCTGAAAGCCTGGAATCTGTTGTGGCAGGCTTTTCAGCCAGCCTGCCGCTGAAGATTGTGCGGCTGCCGCAAAACGTGGGGCTGGGGCGGGCACTGAATGCCGGTTTGCAGGCCTGTGAGCACGAATGGGTGTGCCGCATGGACACCGACGATATCTGCCACCCCGAGCGTTTCGCGCGGCAGCTGGCTTTTGTGGCAGCGCACTCAGAGCTTGACGTGTGCGGCAGCCAGATTGACGAGTTTGAACACACACCGGCTGATGCCGCGCACAGCCGCCGCGTGCCCTGCGAACACGAGGAAATTGCCCGCTTTGCCAAAAGCCGCAATCCCATCAACCACATGACGGTGTGCTACCGCAAATCGGCAGTGCTGGCAGCGGGCAATTATCAGCACGCGCCACTGTATGAGGATTATGATTTGTGGGTGCGCATGCTGCTGAACGGCTGCCGTTTTGCCAACCTGCCCGAAGTGCTGGTGTATGCGCGCGCGGGCGATGAAATGTACCGGCGGCGCGGCGGCTGGGCGTATGCGAAAAACGAGCTGGCCATGCAGCGGCGTTTCTACCGCGCGGGCTTTTTGAGCGCGGCGCAGTGGGCAAAAAACGTGCTGCTGCGATTGCCGGTGCGGCTGCTGCCGAACGGGGCGCGGCAGTGGGTGTACACTTTTTTACTTAGGAAATGA
- a CDS encoding sugar transferase, which yields MIRNSARILRFVTAALVILIAPAWWFWPPREWTHPTATNLSSYSLLLAGLLLSYALSRNLTRFPGERSKLSVIPVSAIGLGLPLVFAAMLRLPYSVYYLAAGFALTVLYLFAETWLEKRHIRHLYYIDVEGMRDLPQLSNIRWHELAEPRLPETGRVNTVVTNLHAPDLGADWQRFLADCTLRGIAVYNIRQVEESLTGRVKIRHMYENDLGSLLPSPAYMAIKQALEALMVVASLPLTLPLMLATALAVGLESPGPVLFVQNRVGRGGREFKIYKFRSMVCDSEKHGAQLAQEGDARITRIGRFIRKTRLDELPQFWNIIKGDMALIGPRPEQKAFVRQFEQSIPFYGYRHIVRPGLSGWAQVMQGYAGNTDETQVKIEHDFYYIKHLSFALDVLILFKTLKTILTGFGAR from the coding sequence ATGATAAGAAACTCAGCCCGTATTCTGCGCTTTGTCACCGCGGCCTTGGTGATTCTGATTGCGCCGGCGTGGTGGTTTTGGCCGCCGCGCGAGTGGACTCATCCCACAGCCACCAATCTTTCCAGCTACAGCCTGCTCTTGGCCGGCCTGCTGCTCTCCTACGCTTTGAGCCGCAACCTGACGCGTTTTCCCGGCGAGCGTTCCAAGCTGTCGGTGATTCCGGTGTCGGCGATCGGGCTGGGGCTGCCGCTGGTGTTTGCCGCCATGTTGCGCCTGCCGTATTCGGTGTATTACCTGGCCGCTGGGTTTGCGCTCACGGTGCTGTATCTGTTTGCCGAAACCTGGTTGGAAAAGCGGCACATCCGCCATCTGTACTATATTGATGTGGAAGGCATGCGCGATTTGCCGCAACTATCCAACATCCGCTGGCACGAGCTTGCCGAGCCGAGGCTACCTGAAACCGGCCGCGTAAATACGGTGGTAACCAATCTGCATGCGCCCGATTTGGGGGCGGATTGGCAGCGTTTCCTGGCCGATTGTACCTTGCGCGGCATTGCGGTTTACAACATCCGCCAGGTGGAGGAGTCGCTCACCGGCCGCGTGAAAATCCGGCATATGTATGAAAACGATTTGGGCTCGCTGCTGCCCAGCCCGGCCTATATGGCGATTAAGCAGGCGCTGGAAGCCTTGATGGTGGTGGCCAGCCTGCCGCTCACCCTGCCGCTGATGCTGGCCACCGCGCTGGCCGTCGGGCTGGAAAGCCCGGGTCCGGTGCTGTTTGTGCAAAACCGCGTGGGCCGAGGCGGGCGCGAGTTTAAAATTTATAAATTCCGCAGCATGGTGTGCGATTCGGAAAAACACGGCGCGCAGCTGGCGCAGGAAGGCGACGCGCGAATTACCCGCATCGGCCGCTTCATCCGCAAAACCCGGCTGGACGAGCTGCCGCAGTTTTGGAACATTATTAAAGGCGACATGGCGCTCATCGGCCCGCGCCCCGAGCAGAAAGCCTTTGTGCGGCAGTTTGAGCAAAGCATCCCGTTCTACGGCTACCGCCACATCGTGCGCCCCGGCCTTTCCGGCTGGGCGCAGGTGATGCAGGGCTACGCGGGCAACACAGACGAAACCCAAGTGAAAATCGAGCACGATTTCTACTACATCAAGCATTTATCATTTGCACTAGATGTGTTGATCCTGTTTAAAACGCTGAAAACGATATTAACTGGTTTTGGGGCTAGATAA
- the pta gene encoding phosphate acetyltransferase, translated as MPNFLLVPIGTKTGLTSISLGLLRALQRSGRRPVYYKPVSHKPTPAGDTEAAIVFANKLFHLNPPRPQPLSKVEELVGAGRDDDLIELMVSDFDQVTAAEHDVAIIEGVVPDSERGFLANKNAQIAAALNANVILVAAAGNHSAEQVADQINLAAQEYANSHTDVAGFIINRYHGNDSKAFAAEVADKVRGGIPCMGVLPFAPEKSLRRVADIAGYLNAQVIAGKEHLGNRTKEIVVAAQNAAHMHHRITSGALVITPGDREDILMAASLKILSGVPVAGLLLTCGTAPSPAVQGIISPALSQNVPVLLTEHDTFATAYALAHQDQTIPADDTDRMETMVEFVAEHIDAEELCRHIGRPRQLLMSPPAFRFRMMEQARAANRRIVLPEGDEPRTVEAAAICQSKGIARCVLLAKPEAVREVAANRGITLPEGLEIIDPDTIREQYVAPMVELRKNKGLTPGLARQALEDSVVLGTMMLQQDDVDGLVSGAVHTTANTIRPALQLIKTAPGASLVSSVFFMLMPEQVFVYGDCAVNPEPTAEELADIAIQSAESAKAFGIDPKVAMISYSTGTSGSGADVEKVKEATRLAQEKRPDLLIDGPLQYDAASVPSVGRQKAPDSKVAGQANVFIFPDLNTGNTTYKAVQRSANVLSIGPMLQGLRKPVNDLSRGALVDDIVYTIALTAIQAVQMGK; from the coding sequence ATGCCGAACTTCCTCCTCGTGCCCATCGGCACCAAAACCGGCCTCACCAGCATCTCGCTCGGCCTGCTGCGCGCCCTGCAACGCAGCGGCCGCCGTCCGGTGTACTACAAACCGGTATCGCACAAACCCACTCCCGCCGGCGACACCGAAGCCGCCATCGTGTTTGCCAACAAACTGTTCCACCTCAACCCGCCGCGCCCGCAGCCGCTCTCCAAAGTAGAAGAGCTGGTGGGCGCCGGGCGTGATGACGATTTGATCGAGCTGATGGTGTCCGACTTCGACCAGGTTACCGCCGCCGAACACGACGTGGCCATCATCGAAGGCGTGGTGCCCGACAGCGAACGCGGCTTCCTCGCCAACAAAAACGCGCAAATCGCCGCCGCGCTCAACGCCAACGTAATCCTGGTGGCCGCCGCCGGCAACCATAGCGCCGAACAGGTGGCCGACCAAATCAACCTGGCCGCGCAGGAATATGCCAACAGCCACACCGATGTGGCCGGCTTCATCATCAACCGCTACCACGGCAACGACAGCAAAGCCTTCGCCGCCGAAGTGGCCGACAAAGTGCGCGGCGGCATCCCCTGCATGGGCGTGCTGCCTTTCGCGCCGGAGAAATCGCTGCGCCGCGTGGCCGACATTGCGGGCTACCTGAACGCCCAAGTGATTGCCGGGAAAGAGCATTTGGGCAACCGCACCAAAGAAATCGTGGTGGCCGCGCAAAACGCCGCCCACATGCACCACCGCATCACTTCCGGCGCACTGGTCATCACCCCCGGCGACCGTGAAGACATCCTGATGGCCGCCTCGCTGAAAATCCTCAGCGGCGTGCCGGTGGCCGGCCTGCTGCTCACCTGTGGCACCGCGCCTTCGCCTGCCGTACAGGGCATCATCAGCCCGGCGCTGAGCCAAAACGTGCCGGTGCTGCTCACCGAACACGACACTTTCGCCACCGCCTACGCGCTGGCGCACCAAGACCAAACCATCCCCGCCGACGACACCGACCGCATGGAAACCATGGTGGAATTCGTGGCCGAACACATTGATGCGGAAGAACTCTGCCGCCACATCGGCCGGCCGCGCCAGCTGCTGATGTCGCCGCCCGCCTTCCGTTTCCGCATGATGGAACAGGCGCGCGCCGCCAACCGCCGCATCGTCCTGCCGGAAGGCGATGAACCGCGCACCGTGGAAGCCGCCGCCATCTGCCAAAGCAAAGGCATCGCCCGCTGCGTGCTCCTGGCCAAACCGGAAGCCGTGCGCGAAGTGGCCGCCAACCGCGGCATCACCCTGCCCGAAGGCTTGGAAATCATCGACCCCGACACCATCCGCGAGCAATACGTCGCCCCGATGGTGGAACTGCGCAAAAACAAAGGCCTCACCCCCGGCTTGGCGCGTCAGGCGCTGGAAGACAGTGTCGTACTCGGCACCATGATGCTGCAGCAAGACGACGTGGACGGCTTGGTATCCGGCGCGGTACACACCACCGCCAATACCATCCGCCCTGCCCTGCAGCTGATTAAAACCGCCCCCGGCGCCAGCCTGGTGTCCAGCGTGTTCTTCATGCTGATGCCCGAGCAGGTGTTCGTGTATGGCGACTGCGCCGTGAACCCCGAGCCCACCGCCGAAGAACTGGCCGACATCGCCATCCAATCGGCCGAATCCGCCAAAGCCTTCGGCATCGATCCCAAAGTGGCCATGATTTCCTACTCCACCGGCACCTCCGGCAGCGGCGCCGATGTGGAAAAAGTGAAAGAAGCCACCCGCCTGGCGCAGGAAAAACGCCCCGACCTGCTCATCGACGGCCCGCTGCAATACGACGCCGCCAGCGTACCCAGCGTAGGCCGCCAGAAAGCGCCCGACAGCAAAGTGGCCGGCCAAGCCAACGTGTTCATCTTCCCCGATCTGAACACCGGCAACACCACCTACAAAGCCGTACAGCGCAGCGCCAACGTATTGAGCATCGGCCCCATGCTGCAAGGCCTGCGCAAACCGGTAAACGACCTCTCGCGCGGCGCATTGGTGGACGACATCGTCTACACCATCGCCCTCACCGCCATCCAGGCCGTGCAGATGGGCAAATAA